The following are encoded together in the Vanrija pseudolonga chromosome 7, complete sequence genome:
- the PCA1 gene encoding P-type cation-transporting ATPase, with amino-acid sequence MTPSGNQSPKHDGGAHRHRRGERTAQDGEEKSGEGHGGHHHHHHNHSNDPHGHAHIHQHHNHGHDHAAHSHPHDHSGHDHGHAHDDHGHDHDHGSHPHAHPHAHGDSHGAPDHAHVLPGESPTDAHCQDHTCTASPEEIDSDCETMVDDCCGPEPKAGDCCASPGDKCGDGKPSACAAPAKDDCEDDDCCKKDEDEPESDDCCDDEGKCTKEAVAVATLAKACADDGCCDDKEAESSDDDADDECCDDKGECTSAKPAVKAIMDDCCDDKSGACTKPAPRKACASRRKAASPDSESDYSSCDSDTDTLDDPLREKCKAGPSKPCRRRSRRADPIRQHKHQPCREADCTTRKKRRSDRTMCGCCVKSMMEQPSAKMARSLLEAAAQVHSAARRCCIAFANYCCPRIDECAEAMCCPPDEEVEALLAAAVLPAKAEIKAGAETETFTLEVAGMDCPDCLSKVRRVFDALPGTKITRMDYVRALVEAERETSAAEPEIIGRFVTRATGFPIRVIYSSAKGEGGTVVPITFSRMPPADVLDSYETADVRPRKAGGEVDFVFSRDGASPRDIVTRLGEYGAALAPPMLSRQEQRINADVRALALRTGLSILLTIPILVLVWAPIPHKGSLGHRAAEFALATGVLAAAYPIYVGSLRTLWYLRRADLGVLTSVSTLTTYIFSVVAFAFQAAGHPIAEPFFETLGLLVSLIYLGRTIQASTRKAALGAISSLAKLQPTTAEVVTPKGGVESVDVRLLFYNDVIRVTAPSVVPTDGTIFSGSADIDESAITGESVPVLRAQGQAVHAGTTLIEGSVDVAVARLVGENSLASVIQAVMDAQSSASRFGDFADRMAEWLLPIASAACFISFLVWLFVGHYVRGHPWGRSVIDAVTYAIAIMAVSCPCALTLAVPTISATCMAMSVKDGIVFRSSDALLSLSKIRRIAFDKTGTLSLGTLSVVEAYTGDALGAELVSAMTSASRHPVSVAVNQYLAANTAPGADFVDPSDPGLAIEYTVVPGGGVRGAFYGYPVLGGSAVFTGTASNPTVKAYLDKGLTVFVVTVGGHLVAAYGLADKARGGASELVTDLTASGVAVSVLSGDHQAAVAAFASRIGLDPSAAFGGLSPEGKAEAIATLQADSPVAFVGDGVNDSIALSLADVGIGMGSGTDAAVLASDVVLLGTDIKRMLSAAIGIAGIGRVLALAAIAWCGVYFTAAIILASGAAVDFRIPPQYAGLGELVSVLPVLLLAVVAKLWGWVAARRRAVKA; translated from the exons ATGACGCCGAGCGGAAATCAATCGCCGAAGCACGACGGAGGTGCTCATCGACACCGGCGCGGAGAGCGGACGGCGCAGGACGGAGAAGAAaagagcggcgagggccacggcggtcatcatcaccatcaccacaACCACAGCAACGACCCCCACGGTCACGCCCACATCCACCAACACCACAACCACGGCCACGATCACGCAGCTCACAGCCACCCCCACGACCACAGCGGCCACGATCACGGtcacgcgcacgacgaccacgggcacgaccacgaccacggcagccacccccacgcccacccccacgctCACGGCGACTcgcacggcgcgccagaCCACGCCCACGTCCTCCCTGGCGAGTCCCCGACCGACGCCCACTGCCAGGACCACACGTGCACCGCGTCCCCTGAGGAAATCGACAGCGACTGCGAGACAATGGTAGACGATTGCTGTGGACCAGAGCCCAAGGCTGGAGACTGCTGCG CTTCGCCTGGTGATAAgtgcggcgacggcaagccgAGTGCTTGCGCTGCCCCGGCCAAGGACGACTGtgaagacgacgactgctgcaagaaggacgaggacgagccggaGTCGGACGACTGCTGCGACGATGAGGGCAAGTGTACCAAGgaggccgttgccgttgcgaccctcgccaaggcctgcgccgacgacggctgcTGCGATGAcaaggaggccgagtcgtccgacgacgacgccgacgacgagtgctgcgacgacaagggcgagtGCACCAgcgccaagcccgccgtCAAGGCCATCATGGACGACTGCTGCGACGACAAGTCTGGCGCCTGTACCAAGCCAGCCCCGAGGAAGGCCTGCGCCTCGCGTCGCAAGGCCGCTTCTCCCGACTCGGAGTCCGACTACTCGTCGTGCGACTCGGACACGGACACACTCGACGACCCCCTCCGTGAGAAATGCAAGGCCGGCCCGTCGAAAccctgccgccgacgctcgcgccgcgccgacccaATCAGGCAGCACAAGCACCAGCCGTGCCGCGAGGCGGACTGCACGACGCGCAAGAAGCGCCGGTCCGACCGCACAATGTGCGGGTGCTGCGTCAAGAGCATGATGGAGCAGCCTAGCGCAAAGA tgGCGCGTTCCCTGCTCGAagccgccgcgcaggtcCACTCggctgctcgccgctgctgtaTCGCGTTCGCAAACTACTGCTGCCCGCGTATCGACGAGTGCGCCGAGGCCATGTGCTGCCCGCCCGACGAGGAAGTCGAGGCGCTGCTTGCCGCGGCCGTCCTccccgccaaggccgagatcaaggccggcgccgagaccgagACGTTCACCCTCGAAGTCGCGGGCATGGACTGCCCCGACTGCCTGTCGAAAGTGCGCCGCGTGTTCGACGCACTCCCCGGAACGAAGATCACGCGCATGGACTATGTCCGCGCGCTGGTcgaagccgagcgcgagacgagcgccgccgagcccgagatcATCGGGCGCTTCGTGACCCGCGCGACTGGGTTCCCCATCCGCGTGATCTACTCGTCGGCCAAGGGCGAAGGCGGGACGGTCGTGCCCATCACGTTTAGTCGcatgccgcccgccgacgtgctAGACTCGTACGAGACGGCCGACGTGCGCCCGcgcaaggccggcggcgaggtcgactttgtcttctcgcgcgacggcgcgtcgccgcgcgacaTCGTCACCCGGCTGGGGGAGtacggcgccgccctcgccccgccgatGCTCTCGCGCCAAGAACAGCGCATCaacgccgacgtgcgcgcgctcgccctccgcaCGGGGCTGAGCATCCTCCTCACCATCCCGATCCTAGTGCTGGTGTGGGCGCCGATCCCGCACAAGGGCTCGCTcgggcaccgcgccgccgagttcgcgctcgccaccggCGTCCTGGCGGCCGCGTACCCCATCTACGTGGGCTCGCTCCGCACCCTGTGGTACCTCCGCCGCGCGGACCTTGGCGTGCTTACCAGCGTGAGCACGCTCACGACGTACATCTTCTCCGTCGTCGCGTTCGCGTTCCAGGCCGCCGGCCACCCCATCGCCGAGCCGTTCTTCGAGACCCTGGGCCTGCTCGTGTCCCTCATCTACCTCGGCCGCACGATCCAGGCCTCGAcgcgcaaggccgcgctcggcgcgatcTCGTCCCTCGCCAAGCTACAACCCACGaccgccgaggtggtcacGCCCAAGGGCGGCGTGGAGAGCGTCGACGTCCGCCTGCTCTTCTACAACGACGTGATCCGCGTCACTGCGCCCAGCGTCGTGCCAACAGACGGCACCATCTTCtccggcagcgccgacattgacgagTCGGCAATCACGGGCGAGTCGGTGCCCGTTCTCCGCGCTCAAGGACAGGCAGTGCACGCCGGCACGACGCTGATCGAGGGtagcgtcgacgtcgccgtcgcgcggctcgtcggcgagaacTCGCTCGCGAGCGTCATCCAGGCCGTTATGGACGCGCAGAGCTCGGCTAGTCGGTTCGGCGACTTTGCGGACCGTATGGCCGAGTGGCTGCTGCCCATtgccagcgcggcgtgcttcATCAGCTTCCTCGTGTGGCTGTTCGTGGGCCACTACGTCCGCGGGCATCCTTGGGGCCGCAGCGTGATCGACGCCGTGACCTACGCTATCGCTATCATGGCTGTGTCGTGCCCGTGTGCGCTGaccctcgccgtccccaCCATCTCGGCGACGTGCATGGCCATGAGCGTCAAGGACGGCATCGTCTTCCGCTCGTCCGACGCCCTTCTCTCCCTCAGCAAGATCCGCCGCATCGCGTTCGACAAGACAGGCACCCTCTCCCTCGGCACCCTCTCCGTCGTGGAGGCATACACTggcgacgccctcggcgccgagctcgtctcGGCAATGACCTCGGCCAGTCGTCACCCCGTCAGCGTCGCAGTGAACCAGTACCTCGCCGCGAATACtgcccccggcgccgacttCGTCGACCCCTCCGACCCGGGCCTCGCGATCGAGTACACCGTCgtccccggcggcggtgtgagAGGCGCGTTCTACGGCTAccccgtgctcggcggcagcgccgtgTTCACCGGCACGGCGTCCAACCCGACCGTCAAGGCGTACCTCGACAAGGGGCTCACGGTCTTCGTCGTCACGGTCGGCGGGCACCTCGTGGCGGCGTACGGCCTGGCGGacaaggcgcgcggcggggcctCCGAGCTCGTCACCGACCTCACTGCTtccggcgtcgccgtgtccGTCCTCTCGGGCGACcaccaggccgccgtcgcagccTTCGCGTCGCGTATCGGCCTCGACCCGTCCGCCGCGTTCGGCGGCCTCAGCcccgagggcaaggccgaggccattGCGACCCTGCAGGCCGACTCGCCCGTCGCGTTCGTaggcgacggcgtcaacgACTCGATCGCGCTgtccctcgccgacgtgggCATCGGCATGGGTAGCGGCACTGACGCCGCCGTACTCGCATCCGACGtggtcctcctcggcacggaCATCAAGCGCATGCTCTCGGCTGCCATCGGCATCGCGGGCATCGGGCGTGTGCTTGCCCTCGCTGCGATTgcgtggtgtggtgtgtaCTTCACCGCCGCGATCATCCTGGcctctggcgccgccgtcgacttCCGCATCCCGCCGCAGTACGCCggtctcggcgagctcgtgtcCGTGCTCCCGGTCCTCCTGCTCGCCGTAGTTGCGAAGCTGTGGGGCTGGGTggccgcgcgtcgtcgtgctgtcAAGGCCTAA